From one Brevibacterium sp. 'Marine' genomic stretch:
- a CDS encoding serine hydrolase domain-containing protein, translating into MSTPGFVEPDVEAMSAALDAEAQQLDDQGGSLAWGIFRRGGPARTVNADVPYRIASMTKSFTAAAIGVLAADGLDLDAPFSVLLPELADTAIADRTCRQALTMSTGFTKDDPWADRMEAMTPAELTEWLHRGAIACAPADTGYEYSNLGYALLGMVAEAVTGRAFTELVSAEIVDPLKLTRTGFDHNDFPDLAPGHRVDLGGGLHPAELTGPGIFSPIGGIISTVNDIGTWMGAHLDALDRVDSYAPGSLSRILTDDQQPRRTMEIQTSDYHAETLSYGYGLETRLDTRLGRVVCHSGGYPGYGSHMRWFPDLGLSLVVLGNTTYYPAQRVVQDALDLGWAAATGHHGIRLERRATSGPVPRCPAGRAQIDTVMAAANLVNDFDDTVAEAIFGVNMDLDEPRDERRERFARWRAEKQLDRPLAEADLEMVSPLRGVVTVPGTAEAKSTITVGLNHLGEVQAITLSS; encoded by the coding sequence GTGAGCACACCCGGATTCGTCGAACCCGATGTCGAGGCGATGTCTGCGGCTCTCGATGCCGAAGCACAGCAGCTCGACGACCAGGGTGGATCCCTGGCGTGGGGAATCTTTCGCCGAGGCGGCCCTGCCCGAACCGTCAACGCCGACGTTCCGTACCGGATCGCTTCGATGACGAAGTCCTTCACGGCCGCGGCCATCGGGGTCCTCGCCGCCGACGGACTCGATCTCGACGCTCCCTTCTCTGTCCTGCTCCCCGAGTTGGCCGACACGGCCATCGCCGACCGCACCTGCCGGCAGGCCCTGACGATGAGCACCGGTTTCACGAAGGACGACCCGTGGGCCGACCGGATGGAGGCGATGACTCCGGCCGAGCTCACCGAATGGCTGCACAGAGGCGCCATCGCCTGCGCCCCAGCCGACACCGGCTATGAGTATTCGAACCTCGGCTATGCGCTTCTCGGCATGGTCGCCGAGGCGGTCACAGGCAGGGCGTTCACCGAACTCGTGTCCGCGGAGATCGTCGATCCCCTGAAACTCACTCGCACCGGTTTCGACCACAACGACTTCCCGGACCTGGCGCCCGGTCACCGAGTCGATCTGGGCGGTGGCCTCCACCCGGCCGAACTCACCGGGCCCGGGATCTTCTCCCCCATCGGCGGGATCATCTCCACCGTGAACGACATCGGCACATGGATGGGCGCGCATCTCGACGCCCTTGATCGCGTGGACTCCTACGCTCCCGGGTCCCTGTCGCGGATACTGACCGACGACCAGCAGCCACGACGGACCATGGAGATCCAGACGAGCGACTATCACGCGGAGACTCTCAGCTACGGGTATGGGCTCGAAACTCGCTTGGACACGCGCTTGGGCCGCGTCGTCTGTCACTCCGGAGGCTACCCCGGGTACGGCTCACATATGCGCTGGTTCCCCGACCTGGGGCTGAGCCTCGTCGTCCTCGGCAACACCACGTACTATCCGGCGCAGCGGGTCGTCCAAGACGCGCTCGACCTCGGCTGGGCGGCAGCCACAGGACACCACGGCATAAGGCTGGAACGGCGGGCCACCTCGGGGCCGGTGCCCCGCTGCCCCGCAGGCCGAGCCCAGATCGACACCGTGATGGCCGCAGCGAACCTCGTCAACGACTTCGACGACACCGTCGCCGAGGCGATCTTCGGGGTGAACATGGACCTCGACGAGCCCCGTGACGAGCGGCGGGAGCGCTTCGCCCGGTGGCGGGCGGAGAAGCAGCTCGACCGTCCCCTCGCCGAGGCGGACCTCGAGATGGTCTCCCCGCTGCGCGGAGTGGTCACGGTGCCGGGCACAGCCGAGGCGAAGTCCACGATCACGGTCGGGCTCAATCACCTCGGCGAGGTGCAGGCGATCACCCTCAGTTCCTGA
- a CDS encoding site-2 protease family protein: MTVVLYIVGIILFLIGISISIALHELGHLTPAKKFGVKVTHYMVGFGPTLFSFRRGETEYGIKAFPLGGFIAMPGMYPPEGATKSRHETAAAGQRGGAAGIVVDGGVDGTAGRLGEPDGALDSTDNETAGRLGEGTDDADAAPLRRDRKKRKGRLFEDTMADAREFSNQEIEPGEEHRTFYALSVPKRLVVMFSGPLVNLVLGILIMAISLLGIGVITPTTTVQTVVECAVPASEAQQRPASEQNTCRDDDQLTPAWEAGIKPGDEITAIAGVETKDWDQLSSVIKDHAGERVDVDFIRDGQAETVTVPIIATERPKVDDAGKTMLNPDGTPQTETQGFFGVGPVQKRQSLPLDEFPGAVWDQVSGVFHAILTLPVKLVDIGEVAVGTKDRDAEGLVGMVGVGRIAGEIVSTDQIDVVDKAQMGLGMLGSLNIFLFAFNMIPLLPLDGGHIAVGLYEGARRRINRWRGRGLVGPFDTAKLLPLTYVCIGLMLCMTALLVYVDLVKPITLDAIFNSGG; this comes from the coding sequence ATGACCGTTGTGCTCTACATCGTCGGGATCATCCTGTTCCTCATCGGCATCTCGATCTCGATTGCGCTGCACGAACTCGGCCACCTCACTCCGGCGAAGAAGTTCGGAGTCAAAGTCACGCACTATATGGTCGGCTTCGGACCGACCCTGTTCTCCTTCCGCCGCGGTGAGACCGAATACGGCATCAAAGCGTTCCCCCTCGGCGGGTTCATCGCGATGCCGGGAATGTACCCGCCGGAAGGGGCCACGAAGTCCCGCCATGAGACAGCCGCCGCTGGACAGAGAGGCGGTGCCGCCGGCATCGTCGTCGACGGCGGGGTCGACGGAACGGCGGGCCGCCTCGGCGAACCGGACGGGGCGCTGGACTCAACGGACAACGAAACGGCGGGCCGCCTCGGCGAGGGGACGGATGACGCCGACGCCGCACCGCTGCGTCGGGACCGGAAGAAACGGAAGGGGCGGCTGTTCGAGGACACGATGGCCGATGCCCGGGAGTTCTCGAATCAGGAGATCGAGCCGGGGGAGGAGCACCGGACGTTCTATGCGCTCAGCGTGCCCAAACGGCTCGTCGTCATGTTCTCGGGTCCCTTGGTCAACCTCGTCCTGGGCATCCTCATCATGGCGATCTCGCTGCTGGGCATCGGTGTGATCACTCCGACGACGACTGTCCAGACCGTCGTCGAATGTGCGGTGCCCGCCTCAGAGGCGCAGCAGCGTCCCGCGTCGGAGCAGAACACCTGCCGTGACGACGATCAGCTCACACCCGCGTGGGAGGCCGGGATCAAACCGGGGGACGAGATCACCGCGATCGCCGGCGTCGAGACGAAGGACTGGGACCAGCTGTCCTCGGTCATTAAGGACCATGCCGGCGAACGCGTCGACGTCGACTTCATCCGCGACGGTCAGGCCGAGACGGTGACGGTGCCGATCATCGCCACCGAACGGCCGAAGGTCGACGACGCGGGCAAGACCATGCTCAACCCGGACGGGACTCCGCAGACCGAGACCCAAGGATTCTTCGGCGTCGGACCGGTGCAGAAACGCCAGTCCCTGCCGCTCGATGAGTTCCCCGGCGCCGTGTGGGACCAAGTCTCGGGAGTCTTCCATGCGATCCTGACGCTGCCGGTCAAACTCGTCGATATCGGCGAGGTGGCCGTCGGGACGAAGGACCGCGATGCCGAGGGACTCGTCGGCATGGTCGGCGTCGGCCGCATCGCCGGTGAGATCGTGTCCACCGACCAGATCGACGTCGTCGACAAGGCGCAGATGGGGCTGGGCATGCTCGGCTCGCTCAACATCTTCCTCTTCGCGTTCAACATGATCCCGCTGCTGCCCCTCGACGGCGGACACATCGCCGTGGGCCTCTACGAAGGTGCGCGCCGCCGCATCAACCGGTGGCGCGGACGCGGGCTGGTCGGTCCCTTCGACACGGCCAAACTGCTGCCGCTGACGTATGTTTGCATCGGACTGATGCTGTGCATGACGGCGCTGCTCGTCTACGTCGACCTCGTCAAACCCATCACCCTCGACGCGATCTTCAACTCCGGCGGGTAG
- the dxr gene encoding 1-deoxy-D-xylulose-5-phosphate reductoisomerase has translation MSKRGFIVVGSTGSVGTQALDVLAEHRDEHAIVGLAAGSRLDLLIEQALDFHVPVIGLTTPPAGGETEVRARLTELAAERGIADPVDAIHLGDDAAEAVASLTADMVLNAITGAAGLGATLAALERGTDVALANKESLIIGGSIVLDAARVSGARLVPVDSEHSAIAQALRAGTYGEVSKLIITASGGPFRGMTRDALRRVTPAQALNHPTWSMGSMITINSATLVNKGLEVIEAHLLFGIDFDHIEVVVHPQSQIHSMVEFNDASTIAQISPPDMRLPISYALGTQDDGTTKRLTSGAVPHNWGQPMHWSFEPVNHLAFPALGLAIDAGKKGRSYPAVLNAANEELVAAFIAGDIAFTGIDKGLARALAAHEPAAEHTVETVLAADAWARDFARADVAEQNGGRR, from the coding sequence GTGAGTAAACGTGGTTTCATTGTAGTCGGCTCAACCGGTTCGGTCGGCACCCAGGCCCTTGACGTCCTTGCCGAACACCGGGACGAGCACGCGATCGTCGGCTTGGCCGCCGGTTCCCGGCTCGACCTTCTCATCGAGCAGGCCCTCGATTTCCACGTTCCCGTCATCGGGCTCACCACGCCTCCCGCCGGAGGAGAGACCGAGGTGCGTGCGCGACTGACCGAGTTGGCTGCCGAGCGGGGGATCGCCGATCCCGTCGACGCCATCCACCTCGGTGACGACGCCGCCGAGGCGGTCGCAAGCTTGACCGCGGACATGGTCCTCAATGCGATCACCGGTGCCGCCGGTCTCGGCGCGACCCTGGCCGCTCTCGAGCGTGGCACGGATGTGGCCCTGGCGAACAAGGAATCCCTCATCATCGGCGGGTCCATCGTCCTCGACGCCGCTCGTGTCTCCGGGGCCCGGCTGGTGCCGGTCGACAGTGAGCACTCCGCCATCGCCCAGGCGCTGCGCGCCGGCACGTATGGGGAAGTCAGCAAGCTCATCATCACCGCGTCGGGCGGACCGTTCCGCGGAATGACCCGCGATGCCCTGCGTCGGGTCACTCCCGCCCAGGCGCTCAACCATCCCACCTGGTCGATGGGGTCGATGATCACCATCAACTCGGCGACCCTGGTCAACAAGGGCCTCGAAGTCATCGAAGCCCACCTGCTCTTCGGCATCGACTTCGACCACATCGAAGTCGTCGTGCATCCGCAGTCGCAGATCCATTCGATGGTCGAGTTCAACGACGCCTCGACGATCGCGCAGATCTCCCCACCGGATATGCGCCTGCCGATCTCCTATGCTCTGGGCACCCAGGACGACGGAACGACGAAGCGACTGACCTCGGGCGCCGTGCCGCACAATTGGGGCCAGCCCATGCACTGGTCGTTCGAACCGGTCAACCATCTCGCCTTTCCCGCGCTCGGCCTGGCCATCGACGCCGGTAAGAAGGGGCGCAGCTACCCCGCGGTGCTCAACGCCGCCAATGAGGAACTCGTCGCCGCGTTCATCGCCGGTGACATCGCCTTCACCGGAATCGACAAAGGTCTGGCCCGAGCCCTGGCCGCCCACGAACCTGCGGCCGAACACACGGTGGAGACCGTGCTGGCCGCCGACGCCTGGGCCAGGGACTTCGCTCGCGCCGACGTCGCCGAACAGAACGGGGGCCGCCGATGA
- a CDS encoding acyl-CoA dehydrogenase family protein, with product MSTTLSPDDILGLDSVFEPDDLEFASIVKKWLDENVREKIGDYFLDATIPARELAEGLGELGLLGMHLDGYGCGGSTATQYGLACRELEAVDSGLRSLVSVQGSLAMFAIHHWGSEAQKEEWLPKMAAGKAIGCFGLTEPDVGSDPSGMKTTAKKDGSDWILNGAKMWITNSPVSDVMVVWAKTEEVDDKGQNVVRGFVVPSNTEGVQTPEIHRKISLRASITGEIVLDNVRLPEDAMLPKAKGLKGPLSCLSEARYGIVFGVTGAARDALLSALEYTGTRVQFDRPLASFQITQQKLAKAFGQYSQITLLAAHLGKLKDSEKGVRPEQISLGKMVNVDTAMNVCRDLRALFGGSGITSEYPPLRHAVNLETVLTYEGTHEVHQLTLGRTMTGINAFAN from the coding sequence ATGAGCACAACGCTGAGCCCTGACGACATTCTTGGACTGGATTCGGTCTTCGAGCCCGATGACCTCGAATTCGCGTCGATCGTGAAGAAGTGGCTGGACGAGAACGTCCGGGAGAAGATCGGCGACTACTTCCTCGACGCCACCATCCCCGCTCGCGAACTGGCCGAAGGACTCGGCGAGCTCGGTCTGCTCGGCATGCACCTCGACGGCTACGGCTGCGGCGGTTCGACGGCGACTCAGTACGGACTGGCCTGCCGGGAGCTCGAAGCCGTCGACTCCGGTCTGCGGTCGCTCGTGTCCGTGCAGGGCTCGCTGGCGATGTTCGCCATCCACCACTGGGGATCGGAAGCACAGAAGGAAGAATGGCTGCCGAAGATGGCCGCCGGCAAGGCCATCGGCTGCTTCGGCCTGACCGAACCCGATGTCGGCTCCGACCCGTCAGGGATGAAGACGACCGCGAAGAAGGACGGATCCGACTGGATCCTCAACGGCGCGAAGATGTGGATCACGAACTCCCCGGTCTCCGACGTCATGGTCGTCTGGGCCAAGACCGAGGAGGTCGACGACAAGGGCCAGAACGTCGTCCGCGGCTTCGTCGTCCCCTCGAACACCGAGGGTGTGCAGACCCCGGAGATCCACCGCAAGATCTCGCTGCGCGCATCCATCACGGGTGAGATCGTCCTCGACAACGTCCGTCTGCCCGAGGACGCGATGCTGCCGAAGGCCAAGGGACTCAAGGGACCCCTGTCCTGCCTGTCCGAGGCTCGCTACGGCATCGTCTTCGGTGTCACCGGCGCGGCCCGTGATGCCCTGCTCTCCGCATTGGAGTACACCGGCACCCGTGTGCAGTTCGATCGTCCTCTGGCCTCCTTCCAGATCACTCAGCAGAAGCTGGCGAAGGCCTTCGGCCAGTACTCGCAGATCACTCTGCTCGCCGCGCATCTGGGTAAGCTCAAGGACTCGGAGAAGGGTGTCCGTCCGGAGCAGATCAGCCTGGGCAAGATGGTCAACGTCGATACCGCGATGAACGTCTGCCGTGACCTGCGCGCCCTGTTCGGCGGGTCGGGCATCACAAGCGAGTACCCGCCGCTGCGTCACGCGGTCAACCTCGAGACCGTGCTCACCTACGAAGGCACGCACGAGGTGCACCAGCTGACCCTGGGTCGGACGATGACCGGAATCAACGCCTTCGCGAACTGA
- a CDS encoding putative protein N(5)-glutamine methyltransferase yields MAALRAAGCVFAEDEAAILLEAATASAVDSPTVDGPAVDGSAVDGSAGAHAAPRLGELVARRVVGEPLEQIVGWVDFAGLRLNVEPGVFVPRQRTALLATDAVSAVQRMVDSRGNRPETNSRVNGAEAEAGVAAMRPVVLEAFCGVGPVASAVAASVPGVDIHLGDAQAEAVGCAVGNAESCVHTGEFGRAGESVPALESGTTVRGHLLDCLHGLPDSLHQSISVIVAVPPYVPETAADFLPHEALDFEPRTALFGGHDGLDLVRRLITESLDWLAPYGVLLIELGQDQAAEATGLAAERGLEAQSHLGEDDHTAVLELRRGHWN; encoded by the coding sequence GTGGCTGCCCTGCGCGCGGCCGGCTGTGTCTTCGCCGAAGACGAAGCGGCGATCCTCCTCGAGGCAGCGACCGCGTCTGCTGTCGACTCGCCCACGGTCGACGGGCCCGCTGTCGACGGGTCTGCTGTCGACGGGTCTGCTGGCGCTCATGCTGCGCCGAGACTCGGTGAGCTGGTGGCTCGTCGCGTTGTCGGCGAACCCCTCGAGCAGATCGTCGGTTGGGTCGATTTTGCGGGCTTGCGATTGAACGTTGAGCCCGGAGTGTTCGTGCCGCGGCAGCGGACCGCTCTGCTCGCGACGGACGCGGTGTCCGCGGTTCAGCGGATGGTGGACTCACGAGGGAACAGGCCGGAGACCAACTCACGAGTGAACGGGGCAGAAGCAGAAGCCGGCGTCGCGGCAATGCGACCTGTTGTGCTCGAAGCGTTCTGCGGTGTCGGTCCGGTCGCCTCGGCGGTGGCCGCGTCGGTGCCGGGGGTCGATATTCACCTCGGTGATGCGCAGGCGGAGGCTGTGGGTTGTGCGGTGGGGAATGCCGAAAGCTGTGTTCACACGGGGGAGTTCGGCCGGGCAGGCGAATCAGTGCCGGCACTTGAGTCCGGCACCACCGTGAGGGGCCATCTCCTCGACTGCCTGCACGGACTGCCCGACTCACTGCACCAGTCGATTTCGGTGATCGTGGCCGTCCCGCCCTACGTTCCTGAAACTGCGGCCGATTTTCTGCCCCATGAGGCCCTCGACTTCGAGCCGCGCACCGCTCTATTCGGCGGACACGACGGACTCGACCTCGTGCGCCGGCTCATCACGGAGTCACTCGACTGGCTGGCCCCTTACGGAGTGCTGCTCATCGAACTCGGGCAGGATCAGGCTGCCGAGGCCACCGGCCTCGCTGCCGAGCGGGGGCTGGAAGCCCAGAGCCACCTCGGCGAGGACGACCACACGGCCGTCCTCGAACTGCGCCGGGGCCACTGGAACTGA
- a CDS encoding DivIVA domain-containing protein: MADTTFPRMSGWKNGYDPKQVDSFFKRARESFERPTPQPGDLDSRAVRTVGFDLVRKGYHVAVVDAALDRLEDAFAKQARDRLIAQSGQDAWVSELTRVAASLRGRLVREPGERFDNPPPGVIGYDITQVDDMCDKVNSYFTQGVAMSVDQVRRVLFKTAKGKKAYNEDQVDAFIDRVVEVMASVD; the protein is encoded by the coding sequence ATGGCGGACACGACTTTCCCTCGAATGTCCGGATGGAAGAACGGATACGACCCCAAGCAGGTCGACAGCTTCTTCAAACGCGCACGTGAGTCCTTCGAACGGCCGACGCCGCAGCCCGGCGACCTCGACTCCCGGGCGGTGCGCACGGTCGGCTTCGACCTCGTCCGCAAGGGCTATCACGTCGCCGTCGTCGATGCCGCGCTCGACCGTCTCGAAGACGCATTCGCCAAGCAGGCCCGCGACCGCCTCATCGCGCAGTCCGGTCAGGACGCCTGGGTCTCCGAACTCACCCGGGTGGCCGCGTCCCTGCGGGGACGCCTCGTCCGTGAGCCCGGGGAGCGCTTCGACAACCCGCCTCCCGGAGTCATCGGCTACGACATCACCCAGGTCGACGACATGTGCGACAAGGTCAACTCGTACTTCACGCAGGGAGTGGCGATGAGTGTTGACCAGGTCCGCCGCGTGCTGTTCAAGACCGCGAAAGGCAAGAAGGCGTACAACGAGGACCAGGTCGATGCGTTCATCGACCGCGTCGTCGAAGTGATGGCCTCCGTTGACTGA
- the rlmN gene encoding 23S rRNA (adenine(2503)-C(2))-methyltransferase RlmN yields the protein MSSQAGRRQTRPVVEHADGTTSKTPMRDGRPLLNFKSARVKQPPQHLADMTMDERIAAVTEMGLPAFRAKQISTHYFSHYVTDTEAMTDLPKDKRAEIQERFFPHLLTEVRRLRTENGDTIKFLWRLFDGALVESVLMRYRNRVTLCVSSQCGCGMNCPFCATGQQGLTRNMSTAEIVEQVVRANQVIAAGELSEAPTSDMPGAGETALGAEADDDDAAGESAFDPEATAASANGPERVSNIVFMGMGEPLANYKRVMNAVRRFVGPSPEGLGMSARRITISTVGLVPGINKLAAEDIPVTFALSLHAPDDELRDEMIPVNTRWKADEAIDAAFNYYQVTGRRVSIEYALIKDMNDHAWRAELLAKKLNARGRGWVHVNPIPLNPTPGSVWTASEPDVADEFVRRLIDQGIPTTIRDTRGSDIDGACGQLAAAD from the coding sequence GTGAGTTCTCAAGCAGGCAGAAGGCAGACCAGGCCCGTCGTCGAACATGCCGACGGCACGACATCGAAGACCCCGATGCGCGATGGCCGTCCCCTTCTCAACTTCAAGTCCGCACGGGTCAAGCAGCCGCCTCAGCATCTGGCCGATATGACGATGGACGAACGCATCGCCGCGGTCACAGAGATGGGACTGCCCGCCTTCCGGGCCAAGCAGATCTCCACCCATTACTTCAGCCACTACGTCACCGACACCGAGGCGATGACGGACCTGCCCAAGGACAAGCGGGCAGAGATCCAGGAACGGTTCTTCCCGCACCTGCTCACCGAGGTGCGCCGCCTGCGCACCGAGAACGGCGACACCATCAAATTCCTGTGGCGCCTCTTCGACGGGGCCCTCGTCGAATCTGTGCTCATGCGCTATCGCAACCGTGTCACCCTGTGTGTGTCCAGCCAGTGCGGCTGCGGAATGAACTGCCCGTTCTGCGCCACCGGCCAGCAGGGCCTGACCAGGAACATGTCCACGGCCGAGATCGTCGAACAGGTCGTCCGGGCCAACCAGGTCATCGCCGCCGGCGAACTCTCCGAGGCTCCGACGTCGGATATGCCCGGTGCCGGCGAGACCGCGCTCGGTGCGGAAGCCGACGATGACGATGCGGCGGGGGAGTCCGCGTTCGACCCGGAGGCGACGGCCGCCTCGGCGAACGGACCCGAACGGGTCTCGAACATCGTCTTCATGGGCATGGGCGAACCCCTGGCCAATTACAAGCGCGTGATGAACGCGGTGCGCCGGTTCGTCGGACCGAGCCCCGAGGGGCTGGGCATGTCGGCCAGGCGGATCACGATCTCCACGGTCGGGCTCGTGCCCGGCATCAACAAACTCGCTGCCGAGGACATCCCCGTCACCTTCGCACTCAGCCTGCACGCTCCCGATGACGAGCTGCGCGATGAGATGATCCCGGTCAACACACGGTGGAAGGCCGACGAGGCCATCGACGCCGCCTTCAACTACTACCAGGTGACCGGACGGCGGGTGAGCATCGAATACGCGCTCATCAAGGACATGAACGACCACGCCTGGCGTGCCGAACTGCTGGCGAAGAAGCTCAACGCCCGCGGACGCGGCTGGGTCCACGTCAACCCGATCCCGCTCAACCCGACCCCGGGGTCGGTGTGGACGGCCTCCGAACCGGACGTCGCCGACGAATTCGTCCGCCGCCTCATCGATCAGGGCATTCCGACGACGATCCGCGATACCCGCGGCTCCGATATCGACGGCGCCTGCGGACAGCTCGCCGCAGCCGACTGA
- a CDS encoding phosphatidate cytidylyltransferase: MIAVTGSDSPATDPAPLGEPDQSGEAARVETPFPKRRDLRNSDKPYSPDDPESNPTAEAAAADADPEPKDYGRAGRNLPAAIGMGLLIGGVVLASLIFLPISFLFIVLVGIVAAMWELANALSRSGSLVSRVPTMVSAACMVVATFIGGREALWVTFAASAGAVMLFTMVERRKNAVKDVSLSLFALTYVGLMACFIVYILTQPDGNFYVIIFLAAVVASDTGGYVFGVLWGKHPIAPRISPKKSWEGYLGSTVFAAAVATVLAITVVGAPFWTGLVIGAVIPAFATLGDFSESMIKRDLELKDMGTLLPGHGGVMDRLDSILPTAPVALVLFSVLPGYL, encoded by the coding sequence ATGATCGCCGTGACTGGGTCCGACAGCCCCGCGACTGATCCGGCTCCCCTCGGGGAGCCGGATCAGTCGGGCGAGGCCGCGCGGGTTGAGACCCCTTTCCCCAAACGTCGAGACCTGCGCAATTCGGACAAGCCGTATTCGCCCGACGATCCGGAGTCGAACCCCACCGCCGAGGCGGCTGCCGCCGACGCCGATCCGGAACCGAAGGACTACGGACGGGCCGGACGGAACCTGCCGGCCGCGATCGGCATGGGACTGCTCATCGGCGGCGTAGTGCTCGCGTCCCTGATCTTCCTGCCGATCTCCTTCCTCTTCATCGTCCTCGTCGGCATCGTCGCCGCCATGTGGGAGCTGGCGAACGCGCTGTCACGGTCCGGCTCCCTGGTCTCCCGTGTGCCGACTATGGTGTCGGCCGCCTGCATGGTCGTGGCCACCTTCATCGGCGGCCGTGAAGCCCTCTGGGTCACCTTCGCCGCCAGCGCCGGAGCAGTCATGCTCTTCACGATGGTCGAGCGTCGGAAGAACGCAGTCAAAGACGTCTCGCTCTCCCTCTTCGCTCTCACCTACGTCGGCCTCATGGCGTGCTTCATCGTCTACATCCTCACCCAGCCGGACGGCAACTTCTACGTCATCATCTTCCTCGCCGCCGTCGTCGCCTCCGACACCGGCGGCTACGTCTTCGGCGTGCTGTGGGGCAAGCACCCCATCGCACCGCGGATCTCTCCGAAGAAGTCCTGGGAGGGCTACCTCGGCTCCACCGTCTTCGCCGCAGCGGTCGCAACGGTCCTGGCGATCACGGTCGTCGGCGCCCCGTTCTGGACCGGGCTCGTCATCGGCGCGGTGATTCCCGCTTTCGCCACCCTCGGCGACTTCAGCGAATCGATGATCAAGCGCGACCTCGAACTCAAGGACATGGGCACCCTGCTGCCCGGCCACGGCGGTGTGATGGACCGACTCGACTCGATCCTGCCGACCGCCCCCGTCGCGCTCGTCCTCTTCTCGGTGCTGCCGGGCTACCTCTGA
- the frr gene encoding ribosome recycling factor, whose protein sequence is MIEETLAEAREKMDKAVEFTQEDFASIRTGRANPALFADIEIDYYGAPTPLQQLASFQTPEARTILVTPYDKGTLTDIETALRNSDIGANPANDGNVIRVVLPDLTEERRKEYVKIVKGKAEDGKVSIRNIRRHAKETLERIKKDGEAGEDEVTRSISELDDLTKSKVDNVDKLLAQKEAELLEV, encoded by the coding sequence GTGATTGAAGAGACACTGGCCGAAGCCAGAGAGAAGATGGACAAGGCCGTCGAATTCACGCAGGAGGACTTCGCGTCGATCCGCACCGGACGCGCCAATCCCGCACTGTTCGCCGATATCGAGATCGACTACTACGGTGCTCCGACGCCGCTGCAGCAGCTCGCCTCGTTCCAGACGCCCGAGGCTCGCACGATCCTCGTGACCCCCTACGACAAGGGCACGCTGACCGATATCGAGACCGCTCTGCGCAACTCCGACATCGGCGCGAACCCTGCCAACGACGGCAACGTCATCCGCGTCGTCCTCCCGGACCTCACCGAGGAACGCCGTAAGGAGTACGTCAAGATCGTCAAGGGCAAGGCCGAAGACGGCAAGGTCTCCATCCGCAACATCCGCCGTCACGCCAAGGAGACGCTCGAACGCATCAAGAAGGACGGCGAGGCCGGTGAGGACGAGGTCACTCGCAGCATCTCCGAGCTCGACGATCTGACGAAGAGCAAGGTCGACAACGTCGACAAGCTGCTTGCGCAGAAGGAAGCTGAGCTGCTCGAGGTCTGA
- the pyrH gene encoding UMP kinase, with the protein MTSTPVHESSYASRAVRTHRRRVLLKLSGEVFGGGKIGVDPDVVAAVAREVAPTTEDVEVSIVVGGGNFFRGAELSQRGMDRTRADYMGMLGTVMNCLALQDFLEQAGVDTRVQTAIPMSQVAESYIPRRAMRHMEKNRVVIFGAGAGLPYFSTDTVAAQRALEVHADEVLIAKNGVDGVYTADPKVDPNAEKIAEISYQDALQRGLKVVDATAFSLCMDNKLPMHVFGMEGDGNLRKAIIGEKIGTVVH; encoded by the coding sequence ATGACAAGCACCCCTGTTCACGAATCCAGCTACGCCAGCCGCGCGGTGCGCACTCATCGCCGCCGTGTTCTGCTCAAGCTCTCCGGCGAGGTCTTCGGCGGCGGCAAGATCGGCGTCGATCCCGACGTCGTGGCCGCAGTCGCCCGCGAGGTCGCTCCCACCACCGAGGATGTCGAGGTCAGCATCGTCGTCGGCGGCGGCAACTTCTTCCGCGGAGCCGAACTCTCCCAGCGCGGCATGGACCGCACCCGCGCCGACTACATGGGCATGCTCGGCACCGTGATGAACTGTCTGGCCCTGCAGGACTTCCTCGAACAGGCGGGTGTCGACACCCGCGTGCAGACCGCGATCCCGATGTCGCAGGTCGCCGAATCCTATATTCCCCGCCGCGCCATGCGGCACATGGAGAAGAACCGCGTCGTCATCTTCGGCGCCGGCGCCGGACTCCCGTACTTCTCCACCGACACCGTCGCCGCCCAGCGCGCACTCGAGGTGCACGCTGATGAGGTCCTCATCGCCAAGAACGGTGTCGACGGCGTCTACACCGCCGACCCCAAGGTCGACCCGAACGCCGAGAAGATCGCCGAGATCAGCTACCAGGACGCCCTGCAGCGCGGTCTCAAGGTCGTCGATGCGACCGCCTTCAGCCTGTGCATGGACAACAAGCTGCCGATGCACGTCTTCGGGATGGAAGGCGACGGCAACCTGCGCAAGGCCATCATCGGTGAGAAGATCGGCACGGTCGTCCACTGA